One region of Leishmania panamensis strain MHOM/PA/94/PSC-1 chromosome 28 sequence genomic DNA includes:
- a CDS encoding hypothetical protein (TriTrypDB/GeneDB-style sysID: LpmP.28.0080) → MNQFPPSTEASNSIPGNFSSFSSIPLFHPTPQLLEAVDNSNAPAVRSLLTPFAPGLCVWCDARQNSLLHRAAAFTSPDCLTELLLSQVRFVFSQNVLGETPLHIAARCTRRITSILLLVAKYGAACVLDCNGDTFLHCLLCNESIGHSQLLLLMQALFDRVDVTDQINAVNCRGMTLYDVAFRWHSGSAALLELLLRHGAISGTLVLHDMVATLVIMEEEERGAVTQRERVSFASMHSDEGAEYARIRQQNRERGKVIQKERRRRCMLLDKEVAMWASLMAREAKSASSIAEHCVARECCAAELQRIGRGFLARGTVHTLLVRRTKLRLVAEKEAEAAATAALAMAADVYVDESQVFGVESDEKLPTLVVLPAPQEVPLRALPEKLLVHIQSIAKMCRARRHYLHVRRMTIILQRALRFHQAQVARRRQQAIDTLLSAVRSYQFSKECRIFVENLMLMRIKAMLREVTRLVTQLVWRENFCSAFREIIFMQKRRMPPLPEQLSRFRRLQLLTSKFERFALLAQFLVSLFLLIYMGFAPRTSAVQIHNKVDIAILCVELVIVCCLPFSLWRLWDVAVVATALLCAAADYYGGSIVITLFTLKLPFVVRQFAPRHPGTCTYCRSIEYSAVYLLMFLPIAVVGIGSTVRSIALNHLLLTHEGNWCRVFLSLLSTVSPQYTALLLIPNANTNVDTKSLWALRAQQSRFVLSDGGVLVRLQIPLPQLIVFRVIMWLYWWSAVIVGTHNAIRHHYDISDETKLKLNKHRFRNEGKEGLFDAHRAATIEALGQQLDGVMWEDDVRAAKEAIEASHYEHTTNTTVHRFVRRVQDTLDSQGGVILSGQVPQRSPLAKKPTITAASKWDCRNEDPHSRCTYDIGVVGTALGMIERKSRGERFIERQWTGALLRKEMNWVLIGMLVMASVKPNLFAMEAAFSSVFAVELAASLYFLRLEFIFSHYVRLMLRVFCVVIGFVPAGVPFVVFRSLRLVEGLSLLFSVPGMVRWGMVYLVASFFTIWMISYVAALQLLAEAELRMWTSICSSKINCLAVSLRDLILPTFRAEHINLVSKAPVMAMLVIFTHFCFVPFFLAITLHPLLRLSNFLGRFLRLVVQSLHKDVLDYLKNYLEGASWYTHWSLKTEVSVEVIVRMKIWLSDLRRRRINAVWGSSPRSSVTSNLCTLPNTFIKGYKVETVEAVEEFTALTEIICRGEFASLEENNTHDRLSRNPVIRFLSRAVIRNVYVHYFNFALTFVSIAFLWIADASLDRSNVFIITSCVAHVVSVAVSIVVIPHDSTATMTFASACALLCAVVVVLIPGRRFNNYYCVRFLSVLRLGQLQVFPFHEAKRVVKMYINSAVKIAFPVAVMGGAIYIVELLRAQVFMVRFKPLAWMNINWSSSAEVDALRSNVSYPEFLAAVPRRHISRPNVEETSDLFVAFFTEDAYIFYSIYCFGVLPGICISTCLSYLFWVGNNLRDTNRLLVEMIPLLEDPITMSGMSWHRWLYRYVGNVILLASLVFGCIFSPTTSATSDDLNFFLGFEVAFTLCGLAEAIMTCFFAVHRCACSSVRWGMCQDDAKKPYVLFGDCLFLLCEVIQLLYYCIAVTLCSTLLVERADCLISPNEYATVFITTRFVFLLRLLSREILLSLMRNLFSMFSCTAGIVVYFVASASALADVYAAETRTRYTPATWRAAFDAVLRLTLTSAIPANFERYWQPFNSTAVASAMQNRSITLMVIEESYTTSRLAFALATLGKAIMASVVGLLIGSLITTVQTVFLELLPPKSLLLYRTLCGGLKELVRFGMQNHDDMQPHTRCRIQSRKFTRIFTPEGIPSWSVPHLLEELGICRPVRQRRFVYALMRLLEYMPTSEERQGRVREYMHAWDSYRCGGPARVLFCELPVYPFATASQTVPNPCCASSSPTTMRRDCYIAPLRLMQALAIFELGFPADSSVGSKLWLDFFSVVQKMRGATLLQSLWRMFREVKSFESDPSRTSYERALIAHLRRAFRKQKLRSNIRFLSFASFEEAIRYERDAFNPNTGHFDVLNRLRGHFTGLSASPDFWKMARDADSKKD, encoded by the coding sequence ATGAACCAATTTCCGCCTTCAACTGAGGCTAGCAACTCGATTCCTGGAAACTTTAGCTCATTCTCTAGCATACCTCTCTTTCATCCAACGCCGCAGCTGTTGGAGGCAGTAGATAATTCGAATGCCCCTGCGGTACGAAGTCTTTTGACACCTTTCGCTCCTGGGCTCTGCGTGTGGTGTGATGCCCGCCAAAACAGCCTCTTGCACAGAGCTGCGGCGTTCACTTCTCCAGATTGTCTGACAGAGCTACTTCTGTCTCAGGTGAGATTTGTCTTTTCACAAAACGTGCTAGGAGAGACTCCACTTCATATCGCTGCTCGTTGTACCCGAAGAATTACTTCGATTTTACTTCTTGTAGCCAAGTACGGTGCCGCTTGTGTTTTGGATTGCAATGGAGACACATTCCTACACTGTTTGCTTTGCAACGAGAGTATCGGACACAGCCAGCTACTTTTGCTCATGCAGGCGCTGTTCGACCGGGTCGACGTCACCGATCAGATCAATGCCGTCAACTGTAGAGGAATGACGCTCTACGATGTAGCGTTCCGATGGCACTCGGGTAGTGCCGCGTTGCTGGAGCTTCTGTTACGACACGGCGCTATCTCTGGCACGCTGGTTTTACATGACATGGTAGCGACTCTTGTCAtaatggaggaggaggagcgcgggGCCGTGACGCAGCGCGAGCGTGTATCGTTTGCATCGATGCACAGCGACGAAGGAGCAGAGTATGCGCGGATTCGACAGCAGAATCGTGAGCGAGGAAAGGTGATTCAAAAGGAGAGGCGAAGACGGTGTATGCTTCTCGACAAGGAGGTGGCTATGTGGGCGTCGCTCATGGCAAGGGAGGCAAAATCAGCAAGTAGTATCGCTGAACACTGTGTGGCGCGAGAGTGCTGTGCTGCCGAATTGCAGCGCATTGGGAGAGGCTTTCTGGCACGGGGCACTGTCCACACGCTGTTGGTGAGGAGAACCAAGCTGCGGCTCGTTGCTGAAAAAGAAGctgaggccgccgccactgctgccctgGCGATGGCTGCGGATGTCTATGTCGATGAGAGCCAAGTCTTCGGAGTCGAATCGGACGAGAAGCTACCGACACTGGTCGTGCTTCCTGCTCCTCAAGAGGTACCCCTCCGTGCTCTTCCTGAGAAGCTTCTTGTGCATATTCAGTCCATTGCGAAAATGTGTCGAGCGAGGCGCCATTACTTACACGTAAGACGGATGACTATTATCCTACAGCGTGCGTTGCGGTTCCACCAAGCCCAGGTCGCGCGCCGACGTCAGCAGGCCATCGACACGCTTCTCAGTGCAGTTCGAAGTTACCAATTCAGCAAAGAATGCCGTATCTTTGTGGAGAACCTGATGCTGATGCGTATCAAGGCCATGCTGAGAGAGGTGACGCGACTCGTGACACAGCTGGTGTGGCGAGAAAACTTTTGCAGTGCGTTTCGCGAAATAATCTTTATGCAGAAGCGTCGCATGCCGCCCCTACCCGAGCAACTTTCCCGTTttcgccgcctgcagctgcttaCCTCGAAGTTCGAGCGGTTTGCTTTGCTGGCTCAGTTTTTGGTCAGTCTTTTCCTCCTTATTTACATGGGGTTTGCTCCGCGAACTAGTGCCGTGCAGATTCACAACAAGGTTGACATTGCCATACTGTGCGTGGAGCTTGTGATAGTGTGCTgtctgcccttctctttgtGGCGTTTGTGGGATGTTGCGGttgtcgccaccgcgctgctatgcgcagcggcagactATTATGGTGGATCGATCGTAATAACACTCTTTACACTCAAGCTCCCGTTTGTGGTGCGTCAGTTTGCGCCTCGCCACCCGGGCACGTGCACGTATTGTCGCTCCATCGAATACTCGGCAGTCTACCTGCTGATGTTCCTGCCCATTGCTGTTGTAGGGATCGGCTCCACTGTGCGCAGCATCGCTTTAAATCATCTGCTGCTCACACATGAAGGCAATTGGTGTCGCGTTTTCCTGTCTCTGCTTAGCACAGTGAGCCCGCAGTACACTGCGCTTCTTTTGATACCCAATGCGAATACGAATGTGGATACGAAGTCTTTATGGGCATtgcgtgcgcagcagagCCGCTTTGTGCTTTCAGATGGCGGTGTTCTTGTGCGCCTGCAAAtaccgctgccacagctcATCGTCTTCCGTGTTATCATGTGGCTGTACTGGTGGTCGGCGGTGATTGTTGGTACACACAACGCCATTCGGCACCACTACGATATTAGCGACGAGACAAAGCTCAAGTTGAACAAACATCGCTTTCGCAATGAGGGCAAGGAGGGTCTCTTTGATGCCCACCGTGCGGCCACCATCGAGGCCCTGGGGCAGCAGCTTGACGGTGTGATGTGGGAAGACGACGTGCGCGCTGCCAAGGAGGCCATTGAAGCGTCTCACTATGAGCATACCACCAACACCACGGTACACCGCTTTGTGCGCCGCGTCCAAGACACGCTGGACAGTCAGGGAGGCGTAATACTGAGCGGACAGGTTCCACAGCGGTCTCCGCTGGCGAAGAAACCAACGATAACGGCCGCTTCGAAGTGGGACTGCCGCAACGAGGATCCGCATTCACGCTGCACGTACGACATCGGGGTAGTGGGGACAGCGCTTGGTATGATCGAGCGCAAAAGTCGTGGCGAGCGATTCATTGAGCGGCAGTGGACCGGCGCACTGCTTCGAAAGGAAATGAACTGGGTGCTCATTGGCATGCTCGTTATGGCATCTGTCAAACCCAATCTTTTCGCGATGGAGGCAGCATTCAGCTCTGTCTTCGCTGTGGAGTTGGCAGCATCGCTTTACTTTCTCCGACTCGAGTTCATCTTCTCTCACTACGTGCGGCTCATGCTTCGGGTGTTCTGCGTGGTTATCGGATTCGTACCTGCTGGCGTTCCGTTTGTCGTTTTTCGCAGCCTGCGACTTGTGGAGGGGCTGTCGCTTCTGTTTAGCGTTCCAGGCATGGTCCGCTGGGGTATGGTCTACCTCGTTGCCTCGTTCTTCACGATATGGATGATCTCCTATGTGGCcgccctgcagctccttgctgaggcggagctgcggaTGTGGACCTCCATTTGCTCGAGCAAAATAAACTGCCTAGCTGTCTCGCTACGGGATCTCATCTTGCCCACCTTCAGGGCAGAACATATCAACCTCGTCTCGAAGGCCCCTGTGATGGCGATGCTCGTTATTTTTACGCACTTCTGCTTTGTGCCATTCTTCCTCGCTATCACACTGCATCCCCTTCTGCGACTGTCGAACTTCTTGGGGCGTTTCTTGCGCTTGGTGGTGCAGAGCCTTCACAAGGATGTCCTGGACTACCTGAAGAACTACCTGGAGGGCGCGTCTTGGTACACACACTGGAGTCTCAAGACGGAGGTTTCGGTAGAGGTCATTGTGCGGATGAAGATTTGGCTCAGTGATTTGAGACGCCGTCGCATCAACGCCGTCTGGGGCTCGTCGCCTAGAAGCAGCGTGACCTCAAATCTGTGCACATTACCGAATACATTCATTAAGGGATACAAGGTGgagacggtggaggcggtggaggagttCACAGCACTGACAGAGATCATCTGCCGCGGCGAGTTCGCCTCTTTGGAAGAAAACAATACGCACGACCGCCTGAGTCGGAATCCGGTCATACGGTTTTTGAGCCGCGCTGTCATCCGCAACGTGTACGTGCATTACTTTAACTTTGCGCTCACCTTTGTATCTATAGCCTTTCTGTGGATTGCTGATGCGTCACTGGATCGTAGCAACGTCTTTATAATCACGTCTTGTGTGGCTCACGTGGTGAGTGTAGCAGTGTCAATTGTGGTGATTCCGCATGATTCGACTGCCACCATGACGTTCGCGTCCGCgtgcgcactgctgtgcgCCGTTGTCGTCGTGCTGATACCGGGGCGGCGATTCAACAACTACTACTGTGTGCGATTCCTCTCGGTGCTGCGCCTTGGACAGCTTCAGGTGTTCCCTTTTCATGAGGCGAAACGGGTGGTGAAAATGTACATTAACTCCGCAGTCAAGATTGCCTTCCCGGTTGCTGTGATGGGCGGCGCTATATACATAGTAGAGCTACTTCGGGCGCAGGTGTTCATGGTTCGATTCAAGCCTCTCGCATGGATGAATATCAACTGGAGTAGTTCAGCAGAGGTGGATGCATTGCGGTCGAACGTATCCTACCCGGAGTTCCTGGCGGCCGTGCCGCGTAGGCACATTTCGCGTCCGAATGTCGAGGAGACCTCCGACCTATTTGTCGCATTCTTTACTGAGGATGCGTACATCTTCTACTCTATCTACTGCTTTGGGGTACTTCCTGGCATCTGTATCTCGACGTGTCTGTCGTATCTCTTCTGGGTCGGCAACAACCTGAGAGACACGAACCGGCTCCTGGTGGAAATGATCCCTCTGCTAGAGGACCCGATTACCATGTCTGGGATGAGCTGGCACCGATGGCTGTACCGCTACGTAGGAAACGTGATTCTGTTGGCGAGCCTCGTCTTTGGCTGCATCTTCAGCCCTACTACATCAGCTACCTCGGATGACCTCAACTTCTTCTTGGGATTTGAGGTGGCCTTTACCCTCTGCGGGCTCGCTGAGGCGATCATGACGTGCTTCTTCGCtgtgcaccgctgcgcgtGCTCCAGCGTCCGCTGGGGGATGTGCCAGGACGACGCCAAAAAACCATACGTGCTCTTTGGCGACTGCCTTTTTCTGCTGTGTGAAGTGATTCAGCTTCTTTACTACTGCATCGCTGTGACGCTGTGCTCGACGCTTCTGGTGGAGCGTGCAGACTGCCTCATATCCCCAAACGAGTACGCCACCGTCTTCATCACGACTCGCTTTGTGTTTCTGCTGCGTCTCCTGAGTCGCGAGATTCTGTTGTCACTGATGCGCAACCTTTTTTCGATGTTTAGCTGCACTGCAGGTATCGTCGTCTACTTTGTTGCCTCCGCGAGCGCATTGGCAGACGTCTACGCGGCTGAAACTCGCACGAGATACACACCCGCCACGTGGCGCGCTGCGTTCGACGCCGTATTGCGCCTTACCCTCACCTCGGCCATCCCTGCCAATTTTGAACGCTACTGGCAGCCGTTtaacagcaccgccgtcgcgtCGGCGATGCAGAACCGCTCGATCACCCTCATGGTGATTGAGGAGTCCTACACGACGTCGCGTCTGGCCTTTGCGTTGGCTACCCTCGGAAAGGCAATAATGGCCAGTGTTGTAGGCCTTCTCATCGGCTCTTTGATCACAACAGTGCAAACTGTTTTtctggagctgctgccgccgaagAGCTTGTTGCTCTACCGAACGCTGTGCGGTGGACTGAAGGAGCTAGTGCGGTTTGGCATGCAAAACCACGATGACATGCAGCCTCACACACGCTGCCGTATTCAGTCTCGCAAGTTCACGCGCATATTCACACCAGAGGGAATCCCGTCGTGGTCGGTGCCGCATCTGCTGGAAGAACTCGGGATCTGCCGGCCTGTGCGGCAGCGTAGGTTCGTGTACGCCTTGATGAGACTGCTGGAGTACATGCCCAcgagtgaggagaggcaggggCGGGTGCGCGAGTACATGCATGCGTGGGACAGCTACCGCTGTGGCGGGCCAGCCCGTGTTCTCTTCTGTGAGCTACCTGTTTATCCTTTTGCTACGGCGTCGCAGACAGTGCCAAACCCATGCTGTGCTTCATCCTCCCCTACAACGATGCGGCGCGACTGCTATATCGCCCCGCTGCGGCTTATGCAGGCCCTAGCGATCTTTGAGCTCGGGTTTCCGGCAGACTCTTCTGTGGGCTCGAAACTGTGGTTGGATTTTTTCTCGGTGGTGCAGAAGATGCGCGGGGCCACGCTCCTACAGTCGCTGTGGCGGATGTTTCGCGAAGTGAAGTCGTTTGAGAGCGATCCAAGCCGCACATCGTATGAACGGGCGCTGATCGCTCACCTACGCCGCGCGTTCCGGAAGCAAAAGCTGCGCAGCAACATCCGCTTTCTGAGTTTTGCCTCCTTTGAGGAGGCGATACGGTACGAGCGCGATGCGTTCAACCCAAACACTGGCCATTTCGATGTGTTGAACCGGCTGCGAGGCCATTTCACTGGACTCAGCGCCTCACCCGATTTTTGGAAAATGGCTCGCGACGCCGACAGTAAAAAAGACTGA
- a CDS encoding hypothetical protein (TriTrypDB/GeneDB-style sysID: LpmP.28.0100), giving the protein MKQPHWSTWRVYLPGLFVMSMFSVVVYFSRTRSDVVKYGYDFVPIYSEDGKLEGFTHPVLVKAGNQYREMEEQQSVR; this is encoded by the coding sequence ATGAAGCAACCGCACTGGTCAACATGGCGGGTGTATCTTCCAGGTCTGTTCGTGATGTCGATGTTTAGCGTTGTGGTTTACTTCAGTCGCACACGCTCCGATGTTGTCAAATACGGTTACGATTTTGTGCCCATTTACTCTGAGGACGGCAAGCTCGAGGGCTTCACACATCCTGTGCTTGTGAAAGCGGGCAACCAGTACCGTGAGatggaagagcagcagagtgTGCGATGA
- a CDS encoding proteasome beta 3 subunit, putative (TriTrypDB/GeneDB-style sysID: LpmP.28.0110), giving the protein MSIMSYSGGSVMAMAGKECFVIISDKRLGEQLKTISMEVPKLHVVNDSVVYGLTGLRTDQQTFANKVEFRINMYKLREERDITGKAFAAMIESMLYEARFGPWFVEPVIGSIDKTTGEVYLCATDLIGAPCEPEDYVCAGTAAESLHGMCEALWRPGMSPEEVFEIAAQAMLSACDRDSLSGYGAVALIVTKEKIITRLIKGRKD; this is encoded by the coding sequence ATGTCTATTATGTCATACAGCGGTGGCTCGGTGATGGCCATGGCGGGAAAGGAGTGCTTCGTCATCATCTCGGATAAACGACTTGGCGAACAGCTGAAGACTATCTCTATGGAGGTACCCAAGCTGCACGTTGTTAACGACAGCGTCGTATACGGCCTCACTGGTCTGCGTACAGACCAGCAAACCTTTGCAAACAAGGTTGAGTTTCGCATCAATATGTacaagctgcgcgaggagcgtGATATTACTGGCAAGGCGTTCGCTGCAATGATTGAGTCTATGCTGTACGAGGCGCGTTTCGGACCGTGGTTCGTGGAGCCGGTTATCGGCAGCATAGATAAGACGACGGGCGAGGTGTACCTATGCGCTACCGATCTCATCGGTGCCCCGTGCGAGCCGGAAGACTATGTCTGcgctggcaccgctgctgagaGCTTGCACGGCATGTGCGAGGCTCTCTGGCGCCCGGGCATGTCCCCGGAGGAGGTCTTCGAGATTGCCGCGCAGGCGAtgctctctgcgtgtgatCGCGACAGTCTCTCCGGGTACGGTGCGGTCGCCTTGATTGTGACAAAAGAGAAGATCATTACGCGCCTGATTAAGGGGCGCAAGGACTAA
- a CDS encoding DNA-direcetd RNA polymerase II, subunit 9, putative (TriTrypDB/GeneDB-style sysID: LpmP.28.0120): METEEITQVSIGNATTAPMLFCSRCNNLLYPECEDDDYSMTWRCNYCKTTEQHDDCKLVHVMNLKMKADAIGDMDLIAEFASDPTAQRDPDKPCPKCGKKGVACFVNPLGQPQEDMTLYFACSDTACHHVWRGAAVEDQN, encoded by the coding sequence ATGGAGACGGAAGAGATCACCCAGGTGAGCATCGGCAacgccaccactgcaccGATGCTCTTCTGCTCACGGTGCAATAATCTTCTTTACCCCGAGTGTGAGGACGATGACTACAGCATGACATGGCGCTGCAACTACTGCAAAACGACGGAACAGCACGACGACTGCAAGCTCGTCCATGTTATGAACCTGAAGATGAAGGCGGACGCGATTGGTGACATGGACCTCATTGCGGAGTTCGCCAGCGACCCAACCGCGCAGCGTGATCCTGACAAGCCGTGCCCCAAGTGCGGCAAGAAAGGTGTTGCTTGCTTTGTGAATCCGCTTGGACAACCACAGGAGGATATGACACTCTACTTTGCCTGCTCGGATACGGCGTGTCACCATGTTTGGAGGGGTGCTGCCGTCGAGGACCAGAACTAA
- a CDS encoding hypothetical protein (TriTrypDB/GeneDB-style sysID: LpmP.28.0130) encodes MRVFRISVPLMCFFYHFVVMIVTFVNYIIVVRLQDTPQVLRSAYLVFCIIEAMAYAAGAGPLFVYSYKYGTTSAARLSRLLCGIAIMFLFSSVPMLFMEVAQFLSFDYQFRHPLDGTVFVLHGIAWIFGGCITWFAYMRVVAGCLQRWRGPERQIIDDSGNIPSKDVQLHLVKRSQRQPKTI; translated from the coding sequence ATGCGCGTCTTTCGCATATCCGTGCCGCTCATGTGCTTCTTCTACCACTTTGTCGTAATGATCGTCACCTTTGTCAACTACATCATCGTTGTGCGACTACAGGACACCCCTCAAGTACTTCGCTCTGCCTATTTAGTCTTTTGCATCATCGAGGCGATGGCCTATGCCGCCGGTGCAGGTCCACTGTTTGTATATTCGTACAAGTACGGCACGACCTCCGCCGCTCGCCTCAGTCGCCTTCTCTGCGGTATCGCCATTATGTTTCTGTTCTCCTCAGTGCCGATGCTGTTTATGGAGGTCGCTCAGTTCTTGTCCTTTGATTACCAATTCCGTCACCCCTTGGATGGAACCGTTTTCGTTTTACATGGCATCGCATGGATCTTCGGTGGCTGCATCACTTGGTTTGCCTACATGCGCGTTGTAGCAGGCTGCCTCCAACGCTGGCGGGGGCCGGAGCGGCAGATCATCGACGACTCGGGGAACATACCGAGCAAAGATGTTCAGCTGCATCTTGTGAAGCGCTCCCAGAGGCAGCCAAAGACTATTTAG